The following nucleotide sequence is from Sulfurovum sp. UBA12169.
TGCAATTGCCGGCAGTGCGGCATTTTGGGAAATACGGATAAAAATTTTTTTAAATCCCCGGGCATTGAGCCGCTTCAGTATGCCAAAGAGTTCAATCATTCGTTTAAGAGGATGGATTTCTTTTTGGGCGATGATTTGGATTCTGTCATGATTGAGGCGGGGCAGCTCATCGGCTTTTTCTATCACCAGAACAATCTCCACACCGTCAGAAGCAATCTCTTCGAGCAAATGCAGAATATGGTAAAAATGGCTGGCCTGATTTGAAGCGTAGTGGTTGAGGATATAGATCAGTTTATTCATTGTGTTATCTTTGCCTTTTTGTGCCCGAATTTGTTATATACGAAGGGTTCTTGTTCCTGAAGAAGCGTTTCAAAACGTTCCCTGTCGCGAAATTTAACCACTTTTGCAGGATTTCCGACCGCCACGGCATAATCGGGAATATCTTTTGAGACTACGGCCCCTGCTCCCACCACGGCACCCTTTCCGATCGTCACGCCGGGCAAAATGATCACATCTGAAGCAATCCATACGTAATCTCCGATGACGATCGGCGAACAGATCATTTTATTGTCAAAGGGCAGCGCTTCGAGTGACGGACCATCGTAATAATGGGTGCGCGTATAGAGTGTCACATGGGGAGCGATCACAACCCCGTTTCCGATCTCAATACCCCCTGCGGCATCAAAATTTGCATTTTTACCGATATACACATTGTTGCCTATCGTAATATTTTCTGTATTTGTAAATTGGGAATGTATGGATTTAAAAAAACAATTTGATCCGATGCGGGCAAATTTTTTATTTCTGTATTTTAAATACGAGAAAAAAGCAAGTAAAATTTTACGCATTAAAACGCTCCTGATACTTTTTTTAGATAGAGATACGCAATAGTTTCGCTAAGGGTGTACGCCAAACAGATTGCCAGCAGCTGATCATAGTTTAGCGTCAGCATAAACACTGCAACAAAAACCGATATAAACCAAACAGTGTATCGGTTTAAGACGCCGGTTTGATACTGCATCAATAGAGTGTTGCGGATAAAAATAACCCTGGATATCGGAAAAACAAAAAGAGAATAAACAAGCAGCTCAGCCCAAGGTATTGAATGGTTTGAACTGTAAAGAAACATTGCAGACAGGGAAAAAATACCAACAAAACCTATCGTACCCAACAACAAAGGCATGTTTCCAGAATGCGTTTTGTACTGTAAAAAATTTACTTTTGACAGCAGCAGAGACTCCAAAATACGAATATTTCCCACCACAAACGAGGCGCATTTTTGAAAGATTGAAAAAATACCCAAAACATTTGGCGCAACCAATGCGCCGATCATTAAAATCAATCCTGAATCTTTAAGACGTTTGGCAATAATATCCAAATAATACCCCCTAAATGTCTGATAGTGTGCTTTCATGTAGAAGATATAGTACGATAGCGAAACAATCTTCCTGTCTGCAAAAGAGCGATGAACTATAAAATACATTGAAATAGTAAAAAAATTTGAGACGATATAGATCAAAAAAAGTGTTTCTATTGTCAGTTTTTCAAACAACAATAACACGACCGCAATACCCGATGCTGAAAAGAATTTTAAACCAAAATACGAGTGCAGCCGATTGTTTGCCTGAGAAACTATATCAATATAATTCAGCCAAATCGCACATAAAGCAAAACAAACAACAAGAAAATACAATAAAGAAAAATAAAAACCTATAAAAGACAAGAAGACAAAAACAAGTGAGATATACACATAATGGGAGAACAGCATCTGATCAAAATGATTATTTTCTTTCTCCTGCAGATAAATGATTGAAAAATTGGGCGGCAAGAGATAAACAATCAGCGAAATCATCGCAACAAAAGCGTTCCAATAAGCAAAAATCCCGATCAGTTCAAAACCTGACGTATGGACGATAAGCCAGGTCGAAAAAAAACTCATCAGAGCCGTTAGCGTGTTGATTCCCACCAGGGATGCAAATTTTGTTAACACAGTGTGCTGTATTTGTTTGTTATATATTTTTTACATACCACGCAATTGCTTCTTTCATCCCCTGCTCGATCGTATGAGTGGGAGCATACCCGACAAGGGTTTGCGCCTTGGCAATATTGGCATTGGAGTGGCGGATATCGCCTGCTCTGAAGTCCCTGTATACGGGGCCTTTAGGAATTTTGAATTTTGAATTTTGAATTTTGAATTGCTCGGAAAGATTATCAACGATGATCTTGTAGAGTTCGTTGAGGGTATTTCGTCCTCCCACAGCCACATTGAATGCTTCACCGAAAGCTTTGGTGTTTTCTGTTGTGCCGGCAAGAAGATTCATCTGGATGACATTGTCGATATAGGTAAAATCACGGCTGGTTTCTCCGTCCCCGTTGATGTAAATTTCTTCATTTGAAAGCAGTGAGCCGACCCATTTGGGGATGACGGCCGCATAAGCGCCGTTGGGGTCCTGGCGTCGGCCAAAAACATTGAAATAGCGCAGCCCTATCGTCTCAATACCGTAAGTGCGGGCAAAAACCCCTGCATAGAGCTCGTTAGCCATCTTCATGACCGCATAAGGAGAGAGAAGATTGCCTGTGCGTTCTTCGACTTTGGGCAGTTCGGCTGAATCGCCATAAACCGAACTGGAACTCGCATAGACAAAACGCTTGATCCCCGCATCTTTTGCCGCGGTAAGTATATTGAGAAACCCTGTAACATTGGAACGGTTGGAAGTGACGGGATCGGCGATGGAACGGGGAACAGATCCTAGAGCCGCCTGATGCAAGACGATATCAACCCCTTCGCAGGCTTTTTGGCATGTCTCGAAATCGGCGATATCCCCATGAATAAAGGTGAAATTTTTCGCCGCTTCGACTCCGACAGAAGAGAGCACATCATCGATATTGTGCTGATATCCCGTCGAGAAGTTATCCAGACCCACGACTTTTTGATGGTGTTTGAGAAGAAATTCTGTCAGGTTGGAACCGATAAAACCGGCATTACCGGTCACGAGCCATGTTTTCTGCTCCGTTTTGAATCGTTCGAGTAATTGTTCAAATGCGCTCATCTACAGTCGTCCGTCCACTTTTTTGCTGTCAATAAATGATTTGATATCAAACAGGACGCACTTGTCCGTCTTGTGCAAATCAAGGGATTTAAACTGATGGTGCGCAACGGCCAACACCATTGCCTCATAGTTGCCATAATTGAATGATTCGATCATATCTATGCCGTACTCATGTTTCACTTCAGCTTTGTCCGCCCATGGATCATACACGTCAACATTGACGCCAAACTCCTGTAGTTCACGGATAACATCGATGACACGGCTGTTTCGAATGTCGGGGCAGTTTTCTTTAAAGGTGATCCCCAAAACCAGCACTTTGGATCCTTCGATTTTATGCCCTTTTTTGATCATCAGTTTGATCATCTGATTGGCCACATAGATTCCCATATTGTCATTGAGCCGTCGGCCTGCCAGGATGATCTCAGGGTTATAGCCGATCTCCTGCGCTTTATGAGTGAGATAGTAAGGATCAACGCCGATGCAGTGACCCCCCACGAGTCCCGGACGAAACGGCAGAAAGTTCCATTTGGTTCCGGCCGCTTGCAGTACTGCTTCAGTATCGATACCCAGTTTGTTAAAGATCACCGCCAGTTCATTCACAAATGCGATGTTGATATCCCGCTGGGAGTTTTCGATGACCTTGGCCGCTTCAGCGACTTTGATCGTCGGGGCGAGATGGGTTCCGGCAGTGATGATGCTGGCATACAAAGCATCCACTCTTTGGCCGATATCCGGGGTGCTGCCGCTGGTGACTTTTTTGATCTTAGTGACAGTGTGCTCTTTATCTCCGGGGTTGATCCGCTCAGGACTGT
It contains:
- a CDS encoding acetyltransferase (WbbJ; catalyzes the transfer of the O-acetyl moiety to the O antigen; part of the lipopolysaccharide biosynthetic pathway) → MRKILLAFFSYLKYRNKKFARIGSNCFFKSIHSQFTNTENITIGNNVYIGKNANFDAAGGIEIGNGVVIAPHVTLYTRTHYYDGPSLEALPFDNKMICSPIVIGDYVWIASDVIILPGVTIGKGAVVGAGAVVSKDIPDYAVAVGNPAKVVKFRDRERFETLLQEQEPFVYNKFGHKKAKITQ
- a CDS encoding LPS biosynthesis protein WbpP: MSAFEQLLERFKTEQKTWLVTGNAGFIGSNLTEFLLKHHQKVVGLDNFSTGYQHNIDDVLSSVGVEAAKNFTFIHGDIADFETCQKACEGVDIVLHQAALGSVPRSIADPVTSNRSNVTGFLNILTAAKDAGIKRFVYASSSSVYGDSAELPKVEERTGNLLSPYAVMKMANELYAGVFARTYGIETIGLRYFNVFGRRQDPNGAYAAVIPKWVGSLLSNEEIYINGDGETSRDFTYIDNVIQMNLLAGTTENTKAFGEAFNVAVGGRNTLNELYKIIVDNLSEQFKIQNSKFKIPKGPVYRDFRAGDIRHSNANIAKAQTLVGYAPTHTIEQGMKEAIAWYVKNI
- a CDS encoding Vi polysaccharide biosynthesis UDP-N-acetylglucosamine C-6 dehydrogenase TviB; its protein translation is MSYKIAVIGLGYVGLPLAAAFAEKYPIVGFDIHQARIDELRQAHDRTLELSSEQLQQAIEYGMQFTTKLEDISECNIYIVTVPTPIDKHKKPDLTPLYKASESIGKVLKKDDIVIYESTVYPGCTEEECVPVLEKISGLKFNVDFFCGYSPERINPGDKEHTVTKIKKVTSGSTPDIGQRVDALYASIITAGTHLAPTIKVAEAAKVIENSQRDINIAFVNELAVIFNKLGIDTEAVLQAAGTKWNFLPFRPGLVGGHCIGVDPYYLTHKAQEIGYNPEIILAGRRLNDNMGIYVANQMIKLMIKKGHKIEGSKVLVLGITFKENCPDIRNSRVIDVIRELQEFGVNVDVYDPWADKAEVKHEYGIDMIESFNYGNYEAMVLAVAHHQFKSLDLHKTDKCVLFDIKSFIDSKKVDGRL